The Melospiza georgiana isolate bMelGeo1 chromosome Z, bMelGeo1.pri, whole genome shotgun sequence genome contains a region encoding:
- the MCIDAS gene encoding multicilin, whose protein sequence is MEQGGRRRAFGSICPNTVQGPPARPAKKPARPGGDTAWTPPAALSPRAPPPRARRSGASPAAAAPALDVSTLVPPPLDCTDYDFSLGEEVAFGPCTPQLQSSVLVQVPPQNLSSPEPCWRDLADQHQKALGDALEANSQLQETLTQRQEELVSLRESNVQLKELASQARQLAAVLDTLMLPQSADGTVLPPLPPLHPLPPPPAAAAAPAGTGPEDAEGVDAMLRAVSEKCRAALRSLGGGAGDSAGGSPGGSPGHSPGGSPAAKRPRPGPRLHGAFRGLRTGRAAPRPAAGPLEGGGSLRAALGEAGAIRTLAFPQGNAFTLRTAGGGLRFRWVPR, encoded by the exons ATGGAGCAGGGCGGCCGCCGCCGAGCCTTCGGCAGTATCTGCCCCAACACAGTCCAgggcccgcccgcccgcccggccaagaagccggcccggcccggcggggacACGGCGTGGACGCCCCCGGCCGCCCTGAGCCCCCGGGCTCCCCCGCCCCGTGCTCGCCGCAGCGGCGCCTcgccggccgccgccgcgcccgcccTGG ATGTATCCACCTTAGTGCCACCACCACTGGACTGTACTGACTATGATTTCTCACTTGGTGAGGAGGTGGCTTTTGGCCCCTGCACcccccagctgcagagcagcgTGCTGGTGCAGGTTCCCCCACAGAACCTGTCTTCCCCTGAGCCATGCTGGAGGGACCTGGCAGACCAGCaccagaaagccctgggagATGCCCTGGAGGCAAACAGCCAG CTGCAGGAGACCCTCACACAGAGGCAGGAAGAGCTGGTGTCACTGCGGGAGAGCAACgtgcagctgaaggagctggcaAGTCAGGCcaggcagctggctgctgtcctTGAC ACACTGATGCTCCCGCAAAGCGCCGACGGGACagtccttcctcctcttcctcctcttcatcctTTGCCTcctccgcccgccgccgccgctgccccggccGGGACGGGCCCGGAGGATGCGGAGGGCGTGGATGCCATGCTGCGGGCCGTGTCGGAGAAGTGTCGCGCCGCCCTGCGAAGCCTGGGGGGCGGCGCTGGGGACAGCGCggggggcagccccgggggcaGCCCGGGACACAGCCCGGGGGGCAGCCCCGCGGCCAAGCGCCCGCGGCCGGGCCCGCGCCTGCACGGCGCCTTCCGCGGGCTGCGCAccggccgcgccgcgccgcgccccGCCGCGGGGCCGCTGGAGGGGGGCGGCAGCCTGCGGGCTGCGCTCGGCGAGGCGGGCGCCATCCGCACCCTGGCCTTCCCGCAGGGAAACGCCTTCACTCTGCGCACGGCCGGCGGCGGGCTCCGCTTCCGATGGGTGCCGCGCTGA
- the CCNO gene encoding cyclin-O gives MVTAASGRCGGTPERRGPGGSPGGCPRRPVRRRRPGTGAAAAAGENAQELQAFRDYGESWYRSRKGLESRFQPREPLARQPQVTAEARCKLVSWLIPVHRHFGLSLEALCLAVNILDRFLATTPVAADCFQLLGVTALLIACKQVEVHPPSVKELLALCCDAFTRQQLRNLECIVLHRLDFDLAAPTVSFFLEHFSRVRLEARGTDAGEAADARSLAAGVAELSLADYAFTKYAPSLLAASSLGLADRLLRHRSPLDLRISGYPEGLLRDCMDQLQLLVSLNGRSLSLLLPSEVAQKCPWLGDDR, from the exons ATGGTGACGGCGGCGAGCGGGCGGTGCGGCGGCACTCCGGAGCGCCGGGGGCCCGGCGGCTCCCCTGGGGGCTGTCCGCGGCGCCCGGTGCGGCGGCGGCGCCCGGGGacgggggcggcggcggcggcgggggagAACGCGCAGGAGCTGCAGGCTTTCCGCGACTACGGGGAGAGCTGGTACCGCTCCCGCAAGGGGCTGGAGAGCCGCTTCCAGCCGCGGGAGCCGCTCGCCCGGCAGCCGCAG GTGACGGCAGAGGCGCGCTGCAAGCTGGTCAGCTGGCTCATCCCCGTGCACCGGCATTTCGGGCTCTCCTTGGAGGCTCTCTGCCTGGCCGTCAACATCCTCGACCGCTTTCTCGCCACTACCCCGGTGGCCGCCGACTGCTTCCAGCTCCTGGGTGTGACAGCGCTGCTCATCGCCTGCAAACAG GTGGAGGTGCACCCTCCTAGCGTGAAAGAGCTCCTCGCCCTCTGCTGCGACGCCTTCACCCGCCAGCAGCTCCGCAACCTGGAGTGCATCGTCCTGCATCGCCTGGACTTCGACCTGGCGGCTCCCACCGTCAGCTTCTTCCTGGAGCACTTCAGCCGGGTGCGGCTGGAGGCGCGGGGGACCGACGCGGGGGAGGCGGCCGATGCCCGGAGCCTGGCGGCGGGCGTGGcggagctcagcctggctgacTATGCCTTCACCAAATACGCGCCCTCTCTGCTGGCCGCCAGCAGCCTGGGGCTTGCGGACCGGCTCCTGCGCCACCGCAGCCCCCTGGACCTGCGAATCAGCGGCTACCCAGAAGGGCTCCTGCGGGACTGCATGGACCAGCTTCAGCTCCTGGTGTCTCTGAACGGGCGGTCCCTgtctctcctcctgccctcgGAGGTGGCACAGAAGTGCCCCTGGCTTGGAGATGACCGCTGA